Proteins encoded in a region of the Bacillus sp. T3 genome:
- the recR gene encoding recombination mediator RecR, whose amino-acid sequence MHYPEPISKLIDSFMKLPGIGPKTASRLAFFVLSMKEDIVLDFAKALVNAKRNLTYCSVCGHITDQDPCYICEDQRRDRSVICVVQDPKDVIAMEKMREFSGLYHVLHGAISPMDGIGPEDIKIPELLKRLQDETVEEVILATNPNIEGEATAMYISRLLKPSGIRITRIAHGLPVGGDLEYADEVTLSKALEGRREV is encoded by the coding sequence ATGCATTATCCTGAACCGATTTCTAAGCTGATTGACAGCTTTATGAAATTGCCGGGGATTGGCCCCAAAACGGCTTCAAGACTGGCGTTTTTTGTATTAAGTATGAAGGAAGATATTGTATTAGATTTTGCAAAAGCTTTAGTAAATGCTAAAAGAAATCTAACCTATTGTTCTGTTTGTGGTCATATAACAGATCAAGATCCATGTTATATATGTGAGGATCAGCGAAGAGACCGTTCGGTCATTTGTGTTGTTCAGGATCCAAAAGATGTTATTGCAATGGAAAAAATGAGAGAGTTTTCCGGTTTGTATCATGTTTTACATGGTGCTATATCACCAATGGATGGGATTGGTCCAGAGGATATTAAAATACCTGAATTACTGAAAAGACTCCAAGATGAAACCGTTGAGGAGGTTATACTTGCTACGAACCCTAATATCGAGGGAGAAGCAACCGCAATGTATATCTCTCGCTTATTAAAGCCATCAGGTATTAGAATTACTCGAATTGCACATGGCTTACCTGTTGGCGGTGATTTGGAGTATGCGGATGAAGTGACCCTTTCAAAAGCATTAGAAGGAAGAAGAGAAGTTTAG
- a CDS encoding pro-sigmaK processing inhibitor BofA family protein: MEPVVIISLIVGLVLLLLFIGAPVKPIRYIGQGVIKLLIGAMFLFFLNTFGNQYGINVPINFITTAISGFLGIPGLMALVAVQTWII; the protein is encoded by the coding sequence TTGGAACCAGTTGTTATTATCTCTCTCATTGTAGGGTTAGTTCTGTTACTACTATTTATTGGTGCACCCGTTAAACCAATTCGATATATTGGACAAGGAGTTATTAAGCTTTTAATTGGAGCGATGTTTCTGTTTTTTTTAAACACCTTTGGAAACCAATATGGAATTAATGTTCCGATTAATTTTATTACTACAGCCATTTCCGGGTTTCTAGGGATTCCGGGCTTAATGGCACTCGTTGCGGTTCAGACATGGATTATATAA
- a CDS encoding YaaL family protein, translated as MFFQRKGRLRKEFDEKLLDQLSAARSDWSNQKALIEKCLDPSEEIISETKLAEIKYFFLIREAKHRNISIRK; from the coding sequence ATGTTTTTCCAAAGAAAAGGTCGTCTTCGAAAAGAATTCGATGAAAAACTTTTAGATCAGCTTTCTGCTGCTCGAAGCGATTGGAGCAATCAGAAAGCACTTATTGAAAAATGCTTAGACCCGTCAGAAGAAATTATTAGTGAAACGAAGCTAGCTGAAATAAAATATTTCTTTTTAATAAGAGAAGCGAAACACAGAAATATTTCAATAAGGAAATAA
- the dnaX gene encoding DNA polymerase III subunit gamma/tau — MSYQALYRVWRPQTFIDVVGQEHVTKTLQNALLQQKISHAYLFSGPRGTGKTSAAKILAKAVNCERAPISEPCNECASCKGITDGSIPDVIEIDAASNNGVEEIRDIRDKVKYAPSSVKYKVYIVDEVHMLTIGAFNALLKTLEEPPKHVIFILATTEPHKIPLTIISRCQRFDFKRITAKSIVGRMKLIVNETGVDYEEQALHVIAKAAEGGMRDALSLLDQAISFSQDRLTLEDALTVTGSVSQDFLNRLARAMLDQDTAAGLESLDSLLANGKDPSRFIEDFIFYYRDMLLYKTAPLLEESMEKAMADEDFKQIANEIDQNRIYDLIELLNKTQQEMRWTNHPRIFLEVAIVKLCHLQQTPNLVEAASSPTIDKLITKIEQLEEKIKTLSTTGIQIEQQATATPQPAQRSSRKGFQAPVGKINEILKSATKPNLNLIKSKWGEMLAQLSQRQMRSQAALLNDAEPVAASEHTFIIKFKYEIHCQMAMDNNRFIETVSQIMEELLGKRMQFLGVPEDQWHNIRESFLSSQNHDSENGSNEKTEDPLIAEAKRLFGEELVEIKE, encoded by the coding sequence GTGAGTTATCAAGCTTTATATCGTGTTTGGCGTCCGCAAACATTTATTGATGTAGTAGGACAAGAGCATGTAACGAAAACTTTACAGAACGCCCTGCTACAGCAAAAAATTTCCCATGCTTATCTTTTTTCTGGACCTCGTGGAACAGGGAAAACAAGTGCTGCAAAAATTTTAGCTAAGGCAGTCAATTGCGAAAGAGCTCCGATTAGTGAACCATGTAATGAATGCGCATCCTGCAAAGGAATTACCGATGGCTCGATTCCTGATGTGATCGAAATTGATGCTGCATCCAATAATGGTGTCGAAGAAATTCGCGATATTCGTGATAAAGTAAAGTATGCCCCGAGCTCTGTAAAGTATAAAGTCTATATTGTCGACGAAGTACATATGTTAACCATCGGTGCTTTTAATGCATTATTAAAAACACTGGAAGAACCACCTAAGCACGTTATTTTCATTTTAGCTACAACCGAACCGCATAAAATTCCATTAACGATTATTTCAAGGTGTCAACGTTTTGATTTTAAGCGAATTACAGCAAAGTCTATCGTCGGCAGAATGAAACTAATCGTCAATGAAACGGGTGTTGATTATGAGGAACAGGCGCTCCATGTAATTGCCAAGGCTGCAGAAGGTGGAATGAGAGATGCCTTAAGCTTGCTCGACCAGGCAATTTCGTTCAGTCAGGACAGACTTACGCTTGAAGATGCATTGACTGTCACCGGCTCCGTATCACAAGATTTCTTAAATCGGTTGGCTAGAGCGATGTTAGATCAAGACACTGCAGCTGGTTTAGAGTCGTTGGACAGTTTATTGGCAAATGGGAAGGATCCATCACGATTCATTGAAGATTTTATATTTTATTATCGTGACATGCTATTGTATAAAACGGCTCCATTATTAGAAGAATCAATGGAAAAAGCAATGGCAGATGAGGATTTTAAACAAATTGCTAACGAAATTGATCAAAATCGTATTTACGATTTGATTGAATTGTTGAATAAAACTCAACAGGAGATGCGTTGGACGAACCATCCACGAATTTTTTTAGAGGTTGCAATCGTAAAGCTTTGCCATTTGCAGCAAACTCCTAACTTAGTAGAAGCTGCTTCATCCCCAACGATTGATAAGCTGATAACCAAAATTGAGCAGTTAGAAGAAAAAATTAAGACTTTAAGTACAACCGGTATTCAAATAGAGCAACAAGCAACAGCTACACCTCAACCAGCTCAACGGAGCTCAAGGAAAGGATTTCAAGCCCCAGTTGGAAAAATAAATGAAATCCTTAAAAGTGCTACAAAACCAAATTTAAATTTGATTAAAAGTAAGTGGGGTGAAATGCTTGCCCAGTTGTCTCAAAGACAAATGCGCTCACAGGCTGCCCTACTAAACGATGCTGAACCTGTAGCAGCTTCTGAACATACGTTTATAATTAAGTTCAAATATGAAATTCATTGTCAAATGGCGATGGATAACAATCGTTTTATCGAAACAGTGTCTCAGATCATGGAAGAATTACTTGGGAAAAGAATGCAATTTCTAGGCGTACCTGAGGATCAATGGCATAATATACGAGAAAGCTTCTTATCAAGTCAAAACCATGATTCCGAAAATGGGTCAAATGAAAAAACGGAAGATCCATTAATTGCTGAGGCTAAACGGCTTTTTGGTGAGGAATTGGTAGAAATTAAAGAATAA